A DNA window from Anastrepha obliqua isolate idAnaObli1 chromosome 5, idAnaObli1_1.0, whole genome shotgun sequence contains the following coding sequences:
- the LOC129249025 gene encoding fibrinogen-like protein 1-like protein, with amino-acid sequence MEQQKAERKLTAIRDCTEAKVKNGVRYTDGIYELQLSGFPPFNVYCLTKCLPEDPKDCYPWTVILRNEHSDNGTLEKTWYEYQAGFGNASNDYFIGLDRLNVITKTSPHALLVGVDFESERIFYYDKFAITGERSNYAVDVLENGRGDQGVYYFSYIKNMEFSTDGHCARKQRRGWWYNYFCAMDSLRRQFSYYFYLAIRPRHSDNH; translated from the exons ATGGAACAACA aaAAGCTGAGCGCAAGCTAACCGCCATACGTGATTGTACGGAGGCGAAGGTGAAGAATGGCGTGCGATATACGGATGGCATTTACGAATTACAATTATCGGGCTTTCCGCCGTTCAATGTATATTGCCTGACTAAGTGTTTACCAGAAGACCCAAAAGATTGCTATCCGTGGACTGTAATACTACGAAATGAGCACAGCGATAATGGTACCTTGGAAAAAACCTGGTATGAATACCAAGCTGGCTTTGGAAATGCGAGCAATGATTATTTTATTGGATTAGATCGCTTGAATGTCATAACAAAGACTTCACCCCACGCTTTATTAGTTGGTGTTGATTTTGAGTCGGAGCGTATCTTTTACTATGATAAGTTTGCTATCACAGGTGAGAGGTCCAATTATGCTGTAGATGTTTTGGAAAATGGCAGAGGAGATCAGggtgtatattatttttcatatataaaaaacatGGAGTTTTCTACCGATGGTCATTGTGCAAGAAAGCAAAGACGGGGTTGGTGGTATAATTACTTTTGTGCTATGGACTCATTGAGGCG CCAATTTTCTTATTACTTTTACTTGGCAATTCGGCCGAGACATTCCGACAACCATTAG
- the LOC129248702 gene encoding uncharacterized protein LOC129248702, whose product MLVASVDKTMQQSDTRGRCEMNKQILRLCYFEVFLLWLANNIGAVEVNEESSKDEGCLDPPLIIYLDAGNEIEALIKSVETIRRQQKDTEDALQRVQIIMEKYEKRLAELESKLQSTAILQQDEKTLMEKNGKRLAELESKLQSTANLQQDEKTLMEKNEKRLAELESKLQSTANLQQDEKTLMEKNGKRLAELESKLQSTANLQQDEKTLMEKNGKRLAELESKLQSTANLQQDEKTLMEKNGKRLAELESKLQSTANLQQDEKTLMEINGKRLAELERKLQSTAVMEQQ is encoded by the exons ATGCTAGTCGCATCAG TTGACAAGACTATGCAACAGTCCGATACCCGAGGACGCTGTGAAATGAACAAACAAATTCTGCGCCTGTGCTACTTTGAAGTATTTCTCCTGTGGCTCGCGAATAATATTGGCGCTGTCGAGGTAAACGAGGAGTCTTCTAAAGATGAAGGATGTTTGGATCCTCCTTTAATAATTTACTTAGATGCAGGAAATGAAATAGaagctttaataaaatcagtcgAAACAATTCGAAGACAGCAAAAAGACACGGAGGATGCGCTACAAAG AGTCCAAATTATTATGGAAAAATATGAGAAGCGCTTAGCGGAACTTGAGAGCAAATTGCAGTCTACTGCTATTCTTCAACAAGA tgAAAAAACTCTTATGGAAAAAAATGGGAAGCGCTTAGCGGAACTTGAGAGCAAATTGCAGTCTACTGCGAATCTTCAACAAGA tgAAAAAACTCTTATGGAAAAAAATGAGAAGCGCTTAGCGGAACTTGAGAGCAAATTGCAGTCTACTGCGAATCTTCAACAAGA tgAAAAAACTCTTATGGAAAAAAATGGGAAGCGCTTAGCGGAACTTGAGAGCAAATTGCAGTCTACTGCGAATCTTCAACAAGA tgAAAAAACTCTTATGGAAAAAAATGGGAAGCGCTTAGCGGAACTTGAGAGCAAATTGCAGTCTACTGCGAATCTTCAACAAGA tgAAAAAACTCTTATGGAAAAAAATGGGAAGCGCTTAGCGGAACTTGAGAGCAAATTGCAGTCTACTGCGAATCTTCAACAAGA tgAAAAAACTCTTATGGAAATAAATGGGAAGCGTTTAGCCGAGCTCGAGAGAAAATTGCAGTCTACTGCGGTTATGGAACAACAGTAA
- the LOC129248703 gene encoding angiopoietin-1-like, producing MIDIVTVNSWYNEFQHGRQSLRDKFREYRPKTVAVPEVIDAVRQFITQDRHLIYPEIETSLNISRISSHSILCEHLVLTRLCKQSDTRGRCEMNKQILRLCYFEVFLLWLANSIGAIEVNEESSKDEGCLDPPLIDYSDAGNEIEALIKSVETIRRQQKDTEDALQSEKTLMEINGKRLAEVQIVMEKYEKRLAELESKLQSTANLQQDEKTLMEINGKRLAELERKLQSTAVMEQQKAERKLTAIHDCTEAKVKNGVRYKDGIYELQLSGFPPFNVYCLTKCLPEDPKDCYPWTVILRNEHSDNGTLEKSWTEYQAGFGNANNDYFIGLNRLNVMTKTSPHALLVGVDFESERFFYYDKFAITGERSKYAVDVLENGRGDPGLYYFSYIKNMEFSTDGHCARKQRRGWWYNYFCVMDSFRSQFSYYFYLAIRPRHSDNH from the exons ATGATTGATATAG TAACTGTCAACAGCTGGTATAACGAGTTCCAACATGGCCGTCAATCCTTGCGGGATAAATTTCGTGAATATCGACCAAAAACGGTTGCTGTGCCAGAAGTAATCGATGCAGTGCGACAATTCATAACGCAAGATCGTCATTTGATTTATCCAGAGATAGAGACATCCTTGAACATTAGTAGGATCAGCTCACATTCAATATTGTGTGAGCATTTGGTG TTGACAAGACTATGCAAACAGTCTGATACCCGAGGACGCTGTGAAATGAACAAACAAATTCTGCGCCTGTGCTACTTTGAAGTATTTCTCCTGTGGCTCGCGAATAGTATTGGCGCTATCGAGGTAAACGAGGAGTCTTCTAAAGATGAAGGATGTTTGGATCCTCCTTTAATAGATTACTCAGATGCAGGAAATGAAATAGaagctttaataaaatcagtcgAAACAATTCGAAGACAGCAAAAAGACACGGAGGATGCGCTACAAAG tgAAAAAACTCTTATGGAAATAAATGGGAAGCGTTTAGCCGA AGTCCAAATTGTTATGGAAAAATATGAGAAGCGCTTAGCGGAACTTGAGAGCAAATTGCAGTCTACTGCGAATCTTCAACAAGA tgAAAAAACTCTTATGGAAATAAATGGGAAGCGTTTAGCCGAGCTCGAGAGAAAATTGCAGTCTACTGCGGTTATGGAACAACA aaAAGCTGAGCGCAAGCTAACCGCCATACATGATTGTACGGAGGCGAAGGTGAAGAATGGCGTGCGATATAAGGATGGCATTTACGAATTACAATTATCGGGCTTTCCGCCGTTCAATGTATATTGCCTGACTAAGTGTTTACCAGAAGACCCAAAAGATTGCTATCCGTGGACTGTAATACTACGAAATGAGCACAGCGATAATGGTACCTTGGAAAAAAGCTGGACTGAATACCAAGCTGGCTTTGGAAATGCGAACAATGATTATTTTATTGGATTAAACCGCTTGAATGTCATGACAAAGACTTCACCTCACGCTTTACTAGTTGGTGTTGATTTTGAGTCGGAGCGATTCTTTTACTATGATAAGTTTGCTATCACAGGTGAGAGGTCCAAGTATGCTGTAGATGTTTTGGAAAATGGCAGAGGAGATCCgggtttatattatttttcatatataaaaaacatGGAGTTTTCTACCGATGGTCATTGTGCAAGAAAGCAAAGACGGGGTTGGTGGTATAATTACTTTTGTGTTATGGACTCATTCAGGAG CCAATTTTCTTATTACTTTTACTTGGCAATTCGGCCGAGACATTCCGACAACCATTAG